ACCATCGGACGGCTGGCGAGCAGCCGGCGGTTGATCCAGGTGCCCTGGCCGGCGCCGATCAGCAGCAGGGCGCCCAGCGTGGGCAGCAGCGCCCAGGCACCGGGGAAGTCCTTGTCCTTGTCCAGGACGAGGATCGCCGCGGCGATCAGCAGTATTCCGGCAGCGGCTTGCAACTCGTGGCGCAAGCTCGTCGAAGGTTTGGCCGCGGCTCGCCGGAAATGGACGTAGGCCAGGGTGCTTCCGCCCAACAGTTCCCAGAAGCGGGTGAAGGGCAGGAAGAAGGCGGAAACCGTGTCGCTATGGACCAGGTAAAGGTTGCCGCCGAAGGAGAGGGCGGCGAGCGAGAGCAGGGCGTGCGCCGGATTGGCCCGGAGGCGCCATATCAGCGCCATGAGCAGGGGATAGAGCAGGTAGAACTGTTCTTCGATGCCCAGAGACCACAGATGCAGCAGGGGCTTGAATTCGGCCGCCGTGTCGAAATAGCCCGATTCGCGCCACAGTACCAGGTTGGAAACGAACCCGGCGCCGGCGGCGACGTGTTTTCCCAGGGCCCGGTATTCGTCGGCCAGCAGCGCGAACCACCCGAACGCTAGGCCGCCCAGCAGCACGGTGATCAGTGCGGGGAATATGCGCTTGGCGCGGCGCGCATAGAAATCGGCCAGACTGAAACTGCCGGCGTCGAGGTTTCTGAAGATGATGCCGCCGATCAGGTAGCCGGAAATCACGAAGAACACGTCGACGCCGGCGAAACCGCCCGGCAGCGAACGCGGATAGGCGTGAAACACGATGACGGCCAGGATGGCGACGGCGCGCAGACCGTCGATGTCGGGGCGATAGGCGAGATGTCTGTGGGTGCGCATGTCCGGTTCAGCAGGCGCCGGTGAGCGCATCCGGCATGAGCCAGGCGCGGGGAATGCCGGCGGCAGGGCGAAAACTGCAGTTTTCCAGGGGCGGGAACGGCGGTCGAAACGACGTATGTGCTTGTCGGCGTTGTAACTGCACCGTGGGTTGGGCATCATTGTAACGATGGCCGCCAGGCATTTCGAGATTTCCCCACGTTTTTCGCATGAAACATTCAGCTTCGGAGTCCAAGCCGCTGTCGAGCGGACTGGCCATCTACCGCCGCCTGCTCCGCTATGGATTTCCGTACTGGAAGTCGTTCTTCATCGCCGTGGTGGCGATGATCGCCTATGCCGCCATCACGCCATTTTTTGCCAAGCTGATCCAGCCGCTGATCGACGGCAGCTTCATCGACAATGATCCGACGGTGCTGCGCCATGTGTCCCTGATGCTGATCGGCCTCTCGGTCCTGCGCGGCATCGCCGGCTTCCTGAGCGAATACTGCTCCGGTTCAGTCGGGCGGCGCGTGATCGCCGATCTGCGCCGGGACATCTTCGACCAGCTGCTCAATCTACCCTGCACCTTTTATGACAACGCCTCGGGTGGCCAGCTCCTGTCCAAGCTGCTGTACAACACCGAACAGGTCTCGGCCTCGCTCCAGCAAGGCATCATCACCTGCATCCGCGAAGGCTTCACCATCATCGGCCTGATGGCGCTGATGGTGTACCAGAACCTGGTGCTGTCCCTGGTGTTCCTGGTGCTGGGGCCGATTCTCGGGCTAAGCGTCCGGTTCGTCAGCAAGCGGTTCCGGCGCCTGAGCATGCGCATCCAGGAGTCGATGGGCAAGGTGAGCCATGTGACCCAGGAGGTCATCGATGCCCAGCGCATCGTCAAGGTGTTCAACGGCAAGGCTTACGAGGCCGCCAAATTCGCCAAGGAGAACGACCGCAACCAGAAGCGGCAAATGAAGCTTATCGCCACCGATGCCTTGGGCGGGGGGGTGATCCATCTCATCAGCGTTGCCGGCGTGGCCGGGATTCTCTACGTCGTTTCGCTCGATTCCGTACGGCAGACCATCACGCCGGGCAGCCTCATGGCGTTCATCGCCGCCATGGCGATGATGCTGAGCCCGATCCGCCGGCTCAGCCAGGTGGTCTCGGTCGTTCAGCGCGGCATCGCCGCGGGCGACAGCATCTTCGCCATGCTCGACATGCCGAGGGAGCGCGACACCGGACGGATCAGCCTGAAGCGCGCCCATGGGACGATCGAATACCGGCATGTCAGCCTGATTTATGACGATCGCCACGGCGCCGCGGTCGACGACGTTTCGCTCGTCATCCCGGCCGGCAAGACCGTGGCGCTGGTGGGCCAGTCGGGCAGCGGCAAGACTTCCCTGGTGCGCCTCCTCCCGCGCCTATATGAAAACTCGGCGGGCGAAATACTGATCGACGGACACGATATCCGCGAACTGAAGCTGGAGAGCCTGCGCCGGCAGATCGCCTACGTCGGCCAGGAAGTAACGCTGTTCAACGATACCGTGGCCAACAACATCGCCTATGGCTGCCTGGACAGCGTCGGTGTCGGTGCGGTCCGCGAAGCCGCGCGGGCAGCGAATGCGCTGGATTTCATCGAGGCACTGCCGCAAGGATTCGAGACCTTCGTCGGCCAGCAGGGCATCGTTCTGTCCGGCGGCCAGCGCCAGCGTATTGCCATTGCGCGGGCCTTGCTTAAAAATGCCCCTATTCTGATCCTGGATGAGGCGACCTCGGCGCTGGACGCCGAATCCGAACGCTACGTGCAACAGGCGCTGGAAGTCCTGATGCGAAACCGGACCACGCTGGTGATCGCGCACCGGCTTTCCACCATCCAGAATGCGGACCAGATTTGCGTGATGCGCGGCGGGCGTATCATCGAGTGCGGCACCCACGCCCAGCTCATGGCGGCCCGGGGCGGTTATGCCGATCTCTATGCGATGCAATTCGGCTATTCGAGCGTGCCGGAAGCGGTGGCGGTGCAAGCTGTCAGCCGATAACAGGGCCGGGCTGACCGGCGTGTGACAAGAACGGGGGATTAACCCCGCCAAGCATATCGAGGAGTGGCGTGATGACCGAGCTTCTGTTTGTCTTCACCGTGGTTTTTGTCGGTTATGTGCTTTATGAGGTCTTCAAGACCGTATCCCGGCCGGCGTCCACCGCCGATACACATTTGGCCTGCGCGCCGGAGCCGGCTGCGGAGAAACCCGCTGAAACACCCCCTGAGCCGGCAGCCGAAGAACCCGCCGTAGCTGCCGCAGCCGAGGAGAAGGCGCCGGTTACGGAGGAAGCGGCGGCGGAAGGTGAAGAAAAGGTTGTGTCGCTGCGCGATCCTGCGACCGGCGAAATCGCCGCGATTCCCACCAATTACCGGTTCGCCAAGAAGTGGATCAAGGAAGCGCTGGTCGCGGAAGGCCTGCTGGACCGGGTCTATAAGAACGCCGAGTTGGAGGGCGATACGGTGCAGAAGGTCAAAGACGCGCTCGAACGCTTCAAGGGACTGGCCAAGTATCAAGGCTAGATCGAAGGCTCCGCTGGTCGGAGCCCTTCCGTTTCTCGCAGCCGGCGGCGCGGGCGCGCCACCGGGCTTCTCTTGCGGGGCCGGCGCTTGCGTCGTGATCCCGTTCGTCTGGTTTTTTCAGGTCGATACATGAATCTCCACGAATACCAATCCAAGCGGCTGCTTGCCGAATACGGCATCCCCGTGCCGCGCGGCGGTGTCGCTTTTTCTCCCGAAGAGGCCGGGACCGCCGCCTTCGACATCGGCGGGGATCGCTGGGCCGTGAAGGCCCAGGTGCATTCCGGCGGACGCGGCAAGGCTGGCGGCGTGAAGCTGTGCGACAGCGAAGCCGACGTGGCTGCCGCTGCGCATCATCTGCTGGGCTCCGAACTGGTCACCTACCAGACCGGCGGTAAGGGGCTGCCCGTGCATGCCGTGCTGGTCGAAGAGGTGCGGGAAATCGCCCGTGAAATTTATCTGAGCCTGCTTGTCGACCGATCCAGCGCACGCGTCATGTTCCTGGCTTCCGGCGAGGGCGGCATGGACATCGAAACCGTAGCGGCCGAAGCGCCGGAGAAGATCCTTTCCTGCCGGGTGCATCCGGCCGCCGGTTTCCAGCCTCATCAGGGACGGGACATCGGCTATGTGCTGGGCTTGGACACGGCCCAGGTCGGTGCGCTGACCCGGCTGATGGCGGGCATGTACCGGCTGTTCCTGGAGAAGGATCTGAGCCAGATCGAGATCAATCCCCTGATCGTCACGGCGGATGGCGAACTGCTGGCACTGGACGCCAAGATCGGCGTCGACGACAACGCGCTGTTCGCCCACCCCGATCTGGCCGGTTTGCGCGATGCCGCCCAGGAGGATGCGCGCGAGAACGCCGCACGCGAACACGGCCTGAGCTACGTCACCCTGGGCGGGAACATCGGCTGCATGGTCAACGGCGCCGGGCTGGCGATGGCCACCATGGACATGGTCAAGCTCTATGGCGGGCTGCCGGCCAATTTCCTCGACGTCGGCGGCGGCGCCACGGCGGAGAAGGTGGCCGAAGCCTTCAAGCTGATCCTTTCGGATTCGGGCGTGCGGGCCGTACTGGTCAACATCTTCGGCGGCATCGTCCGCTGCGACCTGATCGCGGAAGGGCTGATCGCCGCGGTGCGCGAGGTCCAGGTCGGCGTGCCCGTGGTGGTGCGGCTGGAAGGCACCAACGCCGGCGAGGGCCGGGCCCTGCTGGAGCGTTCGGGTCTTGCCATCATCGCCGCCAATGAACTGGACGAGGCGGCGCGCAAGGCGGTGGAGGCAGCGGCATGAGCATCCTGATCGGCAAGGACACCCGCGTCATCTGCCAGGGTTTCACCGGCAAGCAGGCGACCTTCCATTCCCGCCAGTGCCTGGACTACGGCACGCAACTGGTAGGCGGCGTCACGCCCGGCAAGGGCGGCAGCCTGCATCTGGACCTTCCGGTGTTCAACACCGTGCGTGAAGCGGTCGATGCCACCGGCGCGAACGCCAGCATGATCTACGTGCCCCCGCCGTTCGCGGCGGATGCCATCCTCGAAGCCGCCGAGGCCGGGATTTCGGTGATCGTCTGCATCACCGAAGGCATCCCCGTCCTGCACATGCTCAAGGTCAAGGCGGCGCTGGCCTCCTACGATGCGGTGCTGATCGGCCCGAACTGTCCGGGCGTCATCACGCCCGACGAATGCAAGATCGGCATCATGCCGGGTTTCATCCACCGTAAGGGCAGCATCGGCATCGTCTCGCGCTCCGGCACCCTGACCTACGAGGCGGTCTACCAGACCACCCGGGCCGGCCTGGGCCAGAGCACCTGCGTCGGCATCGGCGGCGATCCGATCAAGGGGCTGGATTTCATCGAGGTGCTCGGCATGTTCGAGGAGGACCCGGATACCGCCGGCATCATCATGGTGGGCGAGATCGGCGGCAGCGCCGAGGAAGAGGCGGCCGAGTTCATACACGCCCACGTCAGCAAGCCGGTGGTCGGCTACATCGCCGGCCTGACCGCTCCGCCCGGAAAACGCATGGGCCATGCCGGTGCCATCATCACCGGCGGCAAGGGCACCGGGGCAGGTAAGGTGGAAGCCATGAGGAAGGCGGGTGTAGCCATGGTCGATTCGCTGTCCGATATGGGGCAGCGTATGCTGGAATTGCTGAAGAACTAAGGCCGACCGCCGATCGTAAGCCCGGCGCGCAACCGTCTTGAATCTCCGTATCGCCATCGCCCAGCTCGATTTCCTCGTCGGAGACGTCGAGGGGAACGCCGAGCGCGTGCTCGCCGCTGCGGTCCGCGCGCGGGACGAACTCGGCGCCGACGCCGTGGTGTTTCCGGAACTCGCCCTGGCGGGCTATCCGCCCGACGATCTCATCCTGCGCCCCGATTTCCTGGCTACCGTCGAAACGGCGCTGACAGCACTGGCGGCGCGAGTGCGGGGTATCGACGTGATCGTCGGTTTTCCAGAGCGGCACGACAGCTTGCCCTTCAACAGCGCGGCGGTGCTGCGCGATGGCGGCATCCACAAGATTTATCGCAAGCAGACCTTGCCCAACTACGGCGTGTTCGACGAGAAACGCCATTTTCTGCCGGGCAGCGGGCCTTGCGTGTTCGACCTTCGCGGGGTGCCGGTGGGCCTGACCATCTGCGAAGACGTCTGGTTTCCCGGTCCGGTCGAACAGGCCGCGGCGGCGGGAGCCAGGCTGGTGCTGAACCTGAACGCCTCACCTTTCCACATCGGCAAGACCGCGGAGCGCGAGTACGTGGTGCGCGAGCGTATCGCGGCAGCTGGTGTGCCGCTGGTTTACGCCAACCTGGTGGGTGGGCAGGACGAGCTGGTGTTCGATGGTGCGTCGTTCGTGATGGACGCGGCGGGCGATGTGGTCTACCGTGCGCCGCAGTTCGGCGAAATGCTGGAAGCAGTCGAGTTCGCCGTCGACGAAGGCGCGGCGCGTCCCTTGCCGGCCAGGCTCGTCGAGCCGATGGGGGAGGTCGAGAGCGTTTACGCGGCGCTGGTGACGGGTATCCGCGATTACGCCGGGAAAAACGGCTTCCGCGGCGCGGTGCTGGGGCTTTCCGGCGGCATCGATTCGGCGGTGACCCTGGCTTTGGCGGTGGATGCGCTGGGTGCGGACCAAGTCCAGGCCGCTCTGATGCCCTCGCGCTATACCTCCGACATGAGCATCGAGGATGCGCGCCTGCAAGCCGCAGCGCTGGGCGTGGCCTGGCACCTGATACCGATCGAACCCGCGTTCCGGAGCTTCCTCGATTTGCTGGCGGAACCCTTCGCCGGTGCGGCGGCGGATGTCACCGAGGAGAACATCCAAGCGCGCTGCCGCGGCATCATCCTGATGGCGTTGTCCAACAAGCAGGGCCGGATTCTGCTCACCACGGGCAACAAGAGCGAGATGAGCGTCGGTTACGCCACGCTCTACGGCGACATGGCCGGCGGTTTTGCGCCGCTCAAGGACGTGTCCAAGCTGCTGGTCTACCGCTTGGCCGAGTACCGCAATTCGATTGCGCCGGTGATCCCGCCGCGGGTGATCGAACGGGCGCCTTCCGCTGAGCTGCGGCCGGACCAGAAAGACGAGGACTCCTTGCCGCCTTATTCGGTGCTCGATCCGATCCTGGCGCTATACGTCGAGCAGGACCGTTCGATTGCCGAGATCGTCGCCGCGGGCTATCCCGAAGACGTGGTACGGCGCGTGGTGCGACTGGTCGACCGCAACGAATACAAGCGCCGGCAGGCGCCGCCGGGCGTCAAGATCACCCGCCGCGCCTTCGGTCGCGAACGGCGTTATCCCATCACCTGCGGTTTCGAGCCTTAGCCGGCGAGTATCTGCTCCACTTCGGCACGGGACGGAATGCCCGGTCGTGCGCCCAGCCTCGTGCAGCACAGCGCCCCCGCGGCGCTGGCGTAGCGGAGTAGTTCCGGCCAGTCCATGCCGGCGGCGAGACCCGCCGCGTAGGCACCGTGGAACACGTCACCAGCGCCTGTGGTGTCCACCGCTTCGACCGGAAAGGCCGGCAGCCGTCCGGATTCCGCGCCGCAGCGCCAGATCAGGCCGCGCTCACCGAGCGTGATGACCACACAGGGCGAACGTTCCGCCAGGGCGGCCAGCGCCTGTTCCGGATCATCGTTTCCCAGCCATTGCGCGGCGAATTTTTCCGAGGCGACGAGGTGATCGACGCGGAACATGAGCCATTCCGTGCCGGCGTGCAGGGAGCCGGCGTCCAGGACGGTGGAGGCTCCGCGCGTCTTTCCCCAGGCCAAGGCCGGTTCCGAAAGCCCCGGCTCATGGCCGTCGAAGAGGATGCAGCGCGCAGGCGTCGCGGGGGGAACAAAAGCTTGCGGAGGGAGTGGCCGGGTGTCGCCCTTGTAGTTGACCAGGGCGCGTTTGCCGTCCGGTTTGACCAGCACCGCGGACAGTGGGGTGGGGGAGGTGCCGCGGACCACGGACCGGGTGTCGACCCCCCCCTCGATCAGTTCTTCCAGGTGGCGCTCGCCGTAAAGGTCCGTGCCCAGATAGCCGCCGAAACCGGCTTTCAGTCCCAGGCGTGCGACGGTGATGGCGGCGTTGGCGGCCGGGCCGCCGCCGCAGGCCAGGAGAGCGTCGGCGACTATTTTTTCATCCGCCGCCGGATGGTGAGGGACGCCGAAGACGAGATCGAAGGACGCGTGGCCGACGCAGAGAACGTCGAGCGGCATCATCGCGCTACTTGTCGAAGCCGACGAAATCCCAGACCTCTTCCATGACCGTGCGTTCGTAATCCTCGTCCTTGCTGAGGCGGCCTTCGGCGTAGTTCAGCGCGTAGACGCGGGCGATGTCGTCCGCCATCTGCGGCATGTCGAGCTGGCGGTAGGCGTCCTCCATGATCTTGAGCGCGTGGGGGATGGCCTGGGTGCGCTGATACTTCTGGACCACTTCCGCGGAACGCCGGATGGCCGCCACATAGGCCCGGCGCCGCATGTAGTAGTCGGCCGCATGGATGTCGTACATCGCCAGGTTGTTGCGCAGGGCGATCGCACGTTGCTTGGCGTCTTCGCGGTAGACGCTGTTGGGGAATTTGTTGAGCAGCGTTTCGAAATCGTTGTAGGCATCGCGCGCCGACCCCGGATCGCGCTGCGAAGAATCGGTCGGCAGCCAGCGGTCGATGAAGCCGATGCCGCGGTTGTAGTTGATCAGGCCCCGGAGATAATAGGCGTAGTCGACATGGGGTTCGGTCGGATTGAGCTTGATGAAGCGGTCGACCGACGCGATCGCCGATTCCGGCTCGTTGTTCTTGTAGTAGCAGAAGGCCACGTCGATCTGGGCCTGGGTGGCGTATTCGCCGAACGGGTAGCGGGCTTCCAGTTTCTCGTATAATTTGATTGCCTTCTCGTAGGAACCGTCCATCATGGCGTGCTTGGCTTCGGCGTAGAACTGGGCCGGGCCCCAATCGGCGTGCTCATCCTTGATGTCTGCGTCTTCTTCCTTGCCCGCTGACCAGAACGGGAAGCTGGAGCAGGCGGTGAGTCCGGATACCGCGCTTCCCAGCAGGGCGGCGATCAGTACGATGCGGCGGGGGAAACCCATGAGCGGGAAACTACCTCGTGTGTGCGTTGGACGGGTGCGTCAGCCATGCGTAAGGCCCCGCAGTATAACCGTATTCACAGACCTTTTCCTCTTTCCCTGCCGTGACCCGAAGCCGAACCCTGACGACCGAAATACCGCACGAACTGGCCGGCCTGAGGCTGGATCAGGCGCTGGCGATGCTGTTTCCGGATTTTTCCCGCGCCCGCCTGCAAACCTGGATCAAGGACGGCCATGCGCTGCTGGACGGCGTTCAGGCGATACCTCGCCAGCGCCTGCTGGGCGGCGAGCGCATCGAACTGCGGGCGGAGGCCGAAGAAGTGGTCGAGTACGCCGCCGAGGCGATTCCTCTGGTCGTCGTGCATGCCGACGCGTCGATTTTCGTCATAGACAAGCCCGCCGGCTTGGTGGTGCATCCTGCGACGGGGCATCCCGATGGAACGCTGCAGAATGCCCTGCTTCACCTCGATCCTGCCCTTGCGGCGATTCCGAGATGCGGCATCGTGCACCGGCTGGACAAGGACACCAGCGGCCTGCTGGTGGTCGCCCGTACGCTCGAAGCGCACAAGTCCCTGGTGGACCAGCTCAAGGACCGCAGCGTGAGCCGCGAATACCTGGCCCTGGTTCAAGGCACGGTCACCGCCGGAGCGACGATAGACGAGCCGATCGGACGCCATCCTTCCGACCGCAAGCGCTTCGCCGTGCGTCGGGACGGCAAGGAGTCCGTGACTCACTACCGGGTGGAGGAGCGTTTTCCGCACCATACCCTGCTGCGGGTCCGGTTGGAAACGGGGCGTACCCACCAGATCCGGGTCCACATGACTCATCTGCATCATCCTCTGGTCGGCGATCCGGTCTACGGCGGCCGCGCGCGCATCCCCGCCGGCGCCGATCCGGCGCTGATCGAGGCCCTTCGAGGGTTTTGCCGGCAGGCCCTGCACGCGGCGCGGCTGGGGCTGATCCATCCCGAGACGGGCGGGGAGATGGCCTGGGAGTCGCCGCTTCCCACGGATTTCGAAGCCTTGCTGCGTCTCCTGCGGGGTCTGGCGTGACGCTCTGGATCGAGCCCGACTGGCCGGCGCCGCCGGGGGTACGGGCGGTGTCGACCCAACGCCGGGGCGGTGCGAGCGCGGGGGCTTATGCCGGCCTGAATCTCGGAGCCCATGTTGGCGATGAGCCGGAAGCGGTCGCCGCGAACCGCGCATTGCTGTGCCGCAGGCTCGATCTGCCGGCAGAGCCGGCCTGGCTGCGCCAGGTGCATGGGAGCGATGCAGTGGAAGCCGGTGTGGAACCCGAGCCGGCCGCGGATGCCAGCTACACCAGGGGCGTCGGTGTCGTCTGCGCGGTCATGACGGCCGATTGCCTGCCCGTCCTGCTCTGCACCCGCGACGGCGAGGGCGTGGCCGTCGTCCATGCCGGCTGGCGGGGCCTGGCTGGCGGCGTGATCGAGCGCGCCGTCGATGCCCTGGGTTCGGGTGAGTTGCTGGCCTGGCTCGGTCCGGCGATAGGTCCCGCGGCGTTCGAAGTCGGTGAAGAAGTGCGCGCCGCCTTCCTGGCACAGGATGCGGAAAGTGACGCGGCATTCCGGGGCAGGGATAATGGCCGCTGGCTGGCCGATATTTATCTGCTCGCCCGGCTGCGCCTCCGGCGCCTCGGCATCGGCGACGTCTACGGCGGCCACTGGTGCACCTACAGCGACGAAAGCCGCTTTTTTTCCTACCGGCGCGATGGAGTGACGGGCCGGATGGCCACGCTCATCTGGCGCGACCGCTAAACACCTTCGAACCTTTCCGCCGATGAGCGTATTACTCTGGATCTTGCTGTTTTCTTTGCTGGGCGGCGTGCTCAGTGTCCTCGCCGCCTCGCTGTTCCTCCTCATCCCGGAAGATCATCACCCGCATCTCTTGCCGCATGGCGTCAGCTTCGCCCTGGGCTCCCTGCTCAGTGTGGCGTTCCTGCACCTCATTCCGGAGGCCGCCCAAGGCGTCGGCGTCGGCAACGTCGAGATGCTGTTCGCCACGGTACTGGCCGGCATCCTCGGCTTCTTCATCCTGGAAAAGCTGCTGTTGTGGCGCCACTGCCATGCCGGCGACTGCGAGACGCACGGCGAGGGCCACTTTCATCAGCCTGCCGGCACGCTCATCGTCATCGGCGACGCAATCCACAACCTGGTCGACGGTGTGCTGATTGCGGCGGCTTTCCTGACCGACGTCCGGCTCGGCATCGTCACCAGCCTGGCCGTCGCCGCCCATGAGATTCCGCAGGAAGTGGGTGACTTCGCCATTCTGCTGCAAAGCGGCTACGGCCGGACCCGCGCGCTGTGGTACAACCTGATGTCCAGCCTGGGGACGGTGGTGGGCGGGGTGGCCGCCTATTTCGCGCTGGAGCGGATGAATGGCGTGCTGCCTTACGTGCTGGCACTGGCGGCGTCCAGCTTCATCTACGTCGCCGTCGCCGACCTGATTCCCTCGCTGCACCGCAGGACGCATCTCGCCGCGGCCATCCAGCAACTCGTCATGATCGCGGCCGGCATCGCCCTGATCGTGACGGTCAACCATTGGGCCGAGGGCATGCATCCGGAGACGCCCAAGACGGCTCCCCTCATATCGCGATGACGGTGCCGAGTTCCACCACCCGATCCACCGGCAGCTTGAAGTAGCCGGTCGGGTTGTAGGCGTTGCGGAACATGGAGATGAACAGGACTTCCTCCCAGCGGTTCAGGCTTCGCTCGGCGGAACGGATCAGCGTTTCCCGGCCCAGGAAGAAAGTCGTCTGGTCCAGATCGATGTGCAGCCCGCCATGGCGGCACAGGTTCAGCATGCGCAGCACGTTGGGCCGCTCCATGAAGCCGAAGCGGGTCGTGATGCGGAAAAAGTTGTGGTCCAGGGCCTCGATGGTGATTTTTTCCTTCTCCGCCGCGTAGGGCTTGTCGAGCGTGCTCATGGTGAGCAGGATCACCCGCTGGTGTATCACCTGGTTGTGTTCGTAGTTGCGCAGCAGGGCGAAGGGGAGGCTGAGGTTGCGGGCGGTCAGGAAGATCGCGGTGCCGGCCGGCCGGAACGGCGGCGGCTCGTCGGTCAGCCGCTGCAGGAACCGGCTCAAGGATTCGGACTCCTGTTGCAGACGGGCGAACAGGACGTCGCGGCCTTTTTTCCAGGTGGACATGACAATGGCCAGGATCAGACCCAGGCTCAGGGGGATCCAGCCGCCGTCGCCGAGCTTGGCGAGATTGGCCGTCAGGAAGGACAGGTCGACGGACAGCAGCACGGCGCCGGTGAGGAGCAGCGCCAGGCCCGGCCAGCGCCAGGTGTCGTGGGCGACGACCAGGGCCAGGAGAGTGGTGACCACCATGGTGCCGACCACGGACAGTCCGTAGGCCGAGGCCAGGCTGGAAGACGAGCCGAACACCAGCACCAGGGCCAGTACCGAGACCAGCAGCAGGCGGTTGACCGCCGGGGCATAGATCTGGCCCCGTTCGGATTCGGAGGTGTGGACCATGCGCTGGCGTGGCAGGTAATCGAGCTGGATGGCCTGGTGGGTCAGCGAAAATGCGCCTGAGATCACGGCCTGCGAGGCAATCACCGTGGCGATCGTGGCCAGGCCGATCATCGGGTACAGCGCCCATTCCGGGACCAGGAGATAGAACGGATTCTGTACCGCTTCGGGATTGCGGATCAGCAGGGCGCCCTGGCCGAGATAGTTCAGGATCAGGCCGGGAAACACCACGGCGAACCAGGTGGCGCGGATGGGGATCTTGCCGAAATGGCCCATGTCGGCATACAGGGCTTCGGCACCGGTGACCGCCAGCACCACCGCGCCCAGCGCGGCAAAGCCCATCCCCTGGTGCATCGTAAGAAAGCGGAATCCGTACAGCGGATTGAATGCAGCCATGACTTCAGGGGTCTGGCGCATGCTGTCGAAACCCAGCGCGCCGATGGCCAGGAACCACAACAGCATGATGGGGCCGAACAGCTTGCCGACGCGTTCCGTCCCGCGGCGCTGGATCAGGAACAGCGCCAGCAGGACCAGGATGGACCCCGGAACCACGTAATGCGACAGTGCCGCGGCGGCTACCCCCAAGCCCTCCATCGCACCCAGCACCGAAATGGCGGGCG
This portion of the Methylococcus mesophilus genome encodes:
- the rluD gene encoding 23S rRNA pseudouridine(1911/1915/1917) synthase RluD; this translates as MTRSRTLTTEIPHELAGLRLDQALAMLFPDFSRARLQTWIKDGHALLDGVQAIPRQRLLGGERIELRAEAEEVVEYAAEAIPLVVVHADASIFVIDKPAGLVVHPATGHPDGTLQNALLHLDPALAAIPRCGIVHRLDKDTSGLLVVARTLEAHKSLVDQLKDRSVSREYLALVQGTVTAGATIDEPIGRHPSDRKRFAVRRDGKESVTHYRVEERFPHHTLLRVRLETGRTHQIRVHMTHLHHPLVGDPVYGGRARIPAGADPALIEALRGFCRQALHAARLGLIHPETGGEMAWESPLPTDFEALLRLLRGLA
- the pgeF gene encoding peptidoglycan editing factor PgeF, with translation MTLWIEPDWPAPPGVRAVSTQRRGGASAGAYAGLNLGAHVGDEPEAVAANRALLCRRLDLPAEPAWLRQVHGSDAVEAGVEPEPAADASYTRGVGVVCAVMTADCLPVLLCTRDGEGVAVVHAGWRGLAGGVIERAVDALGSGELLAWLGPAIGPAAFEVGEEVRAAFLAQDAESDAAFRGRDNGRWLADIYLLARLRLRRLGIGDVYGGHWCTYSDESRFFSYRRDGVTGRMATLIWRDR
- a CDS encoding ZIP family metal transporter; this translates as MSVLLWILLFSLLGGVLSVLAASLFLLIPEDHHPHLLPHGVSFALGSLLSVAFLHLIPEAAQGVGVGNVEMLFATVLAGILGFFILEKLLLWRHCHAGDCETHGEGHFHQPAGTLIVIGDAIHNLVDGVLIAAAFLTDVRLGIVTSLAVAAHEIPQEVGDFAILLQSGYGRTRALWYNLMSSLGTVVGGVAAYFALERMNGVLPYVLALAASSFIYVAVADLIPSLHRRTHLAAAIQQLVMIAAGIALIVTVNHWAEGMHPETPKTAPLISR
- a CDS encoding potassium transporter Kup codes for the protein MDRTKSKPSGFLTLSAGALGVVYGDIGTSPLYTVREVFGGAYAVPLTPENIFGALSLIFWALLIIVAVKYVVFVMHADNHGEGGIMALTALALRQRHRRKHRAWIIVLGLFGTALFYGDGMITPAISVLGAMEGLGVAAAALSHYVVPGSILVLLALFLIQRRGTERVGKLFGPIMLLWFLAIGALGFDSMRQTPEVMAAFNPLYGFRFLTMHQGMGFAALGAVVLAVTGAEALYADMGHFGKIPIRATWFAVVFPGLILNYLGQGALLIRNPEAVQNPFYLLVPEWALYPMIGLATIATVIASQAVISGAFSLTHQAIQLDYLPRQRMVHTSESERGQIYAPAVNRLLLVSVLALVLVFGSSSSLASAYGLSVVGTMVVTTLLALVVAHDTWRWPGLALLLTGAVLLSVDLSFLTANLAKLGDGGWIPLSLGLILAIVMSTWKKGRDVLFARLQQESESLSRFLQRLTDEPPPFRPAGTAIFLTARNLSLPFALLRNYEHNQVIHQRVILLTMSTLDKPYAAEKEKITIEALDHNFFRITTRFGFMERPNVLRMLNLCRHGGLHIDLDQTTFFLGRETLIRSAERSLNRWEEVLFISMFRNAYNPTGYFKLPVDRVVELGTVIAI